Proteins from a single region of Gordonia hongkongensis:
- a CDS encoding metal-dependent hydrolase, whose protein sequence is MTHNDNRAPGDASSADPGPVELHARNVAFDWDDVPLHWIPGHPVASNFISVLNLLLPEGERWFVQTYNEALPLVDDEELASRMRGFIGQEAMHAEAHDHVLWEFLDHHGIDPRPYQLQMEWIFRKVLGPLEGGTQEARDKHLVERLWLIAALEHYTAILGDFALNNTWTRVGAHPTMTDLFMWHGAEEVEHRAVAHDVAAYFGDGYLRRGRAMFVVLPILLILIQRGYRFIMGQDRSLSYNYFQKTWHYHRGVRAGVLPKMRTIVFATFSYFRPGFRPEDIGSTAQAVAYLASSPAARNAA, encoded by the coding sequence ATGACGCACAACGACAATCGTGCACCGGGGGACGCATCGTCGGCCGATCCGGGGCCCGTCGAGCTGCACGCCCGCAACGTGGCGTTCGACTGGGACGATGTCCCGCTCCACTGGATACCCGGCCACCCGGTCGCGTCGAACTTCATCAGCGTGCTCAATCTCCTGCTCCCGGAGGGCGAGCGGTGGTTCGTGCAGACCTACAACGAGGCCCTTCCGCTGGTCGACGACGAGGAACTCGCCTCTCGCATGCGAGGATTCATCGGCCAGGAGGCGATGCACGCCGAGGCCCACGATCACGTCCTGTGGGAGTTCCTCGATCACCACGGCATCGACCCGCGGCCCTACCAGCTACAGATGGAGTGGATCTTCCGCAAGGTGCTCGGCCCGCTGGAGGGTGGCACCCAGGAGGCCCGCGACAAGCATCTCGTCGAACGCCTCTGGCTCATCGCGGCTTTGGAGCACTACACCGCCATCCTCGGCGACTTCGCGCTGAACAACACCTGGACCCGGGTCGGGGCGCACCCCACGATGACCGACCTGTTCATGTGGCACGGCGCCGAGGAGGTGGAGCACCGGGCCGTCGCACACGATGTCGCCGCGTACTTCGGCGACGGATATCTGCGTCGCGGCCGGGCGATGTTCGTGGTGCTGCCGATCCTGTTGATCCTCATCCAGCGGGGTTACCGATTCATCATGGGCCAGGACAGGTCGTTGTCGTACAACTACTTCCAGAAGACCTGGCATTACCACCGTGGGGTGCGGGCCGGCGTGCTCCCGAAGATGCGGACGATCGTCTTCGCCACCTTCAGCTACTTCCGGCCCGGGTTCCGGCCGGAGGACATCGGCAGCACCGCACAGGCGGTCGCCTATCTCGCGAGCTCGCCGGCCGCGCGCAACGCGGCGTGA
- a CDS encoding UDP-glucose dehydrogenase family protein translates to MKLTVIGCGYLGATHAACMAELGHDVVGIDVDPYKIERLQAGEVPFFEPGLADILRRNIDAGRLRFTTDHLAAADHASVHFLGVGTPQEPRGHRADLSHVYSAIDALVPTLRGAHLIIGKSTVPVGTCAELAQRISVLSHAGADVELSWSPEFLREGFAVEDTLRPDRLVLGTGSLDPSGLNTAADDPDAGSSAGEVTREIYREILETGVPLIETDWATAELVKVSANAFLATKISFINAISELCEIAGADINTLADAIGHDPRIGRRFLNAGLGFGGGCLPKDIRALTARADDMGAPRAVGFLREVDAINMRRRGAAVELVFEALGGEVLGRNVAVLGAAFKPESDDVRDSPALTVASRLALEGASVTVFDPKAMDNSRRVHPSLGYATSARDACDRADVVVIATEWAEFVHMAPEELEGVVRAKRIVDGRRCLDPQMWRDAGWDYRALGGPAPTRPAPRNHPSEQVNGYAPGATVR, encoded by the coding sequence ATGAAGCTCACGGTGATCGGATGCGGCTACCTCGGTGCCACTCACGCGGCCTGCATGGCCGAACTCGGGCACGACGTCGTCGGCATCGACGTCGATCCGTACAAGATCGAACGCCTGCAGGCCGGCGAGGTCCCGTTCTTCGAGCCGGGGCTCGCCGACATCCTGCGCCGCAACATCGACGCCGGACGACTCCGCTTCACGACCGACCACCTCGCGGCCGCCGACCACGCCTCGGTGCACTTCCTCGGCGTCGGGACCCCGCAGGAACCCCGTGGGCACCGGGCCGACCTCTCGCACGTGTACTCGGCGATCGACGCGCTCGTGCCGACGCTGCGGGGCGCCCACCTCATCATCGGCAAGTCGACCGTACCGGTCGGCACATGTGCTGAACTCGCACAACGGATCTCGGTGCTCTCCCATGCCGGGGCGGATGTCGAGCTGTCGTGGAGCCCTGAGTTCCTGCGCGAGGGGTTCGCCGTCGAGGACACGCTCCGGCCGGATCGGCTCGTCCTCGGTACCGGTTCGCTCGACCCGAGCGGCCTCAACACGGCCGCCGACGACCCCGACGCCGGGTCGTCGGCCGGGGAGGTCACCCGCGAGATCTACCGCGAGATCCTCGAGACCGGCGTGCCGCTGATCGAGACCGACTGGGCCACCGCGGAACTCGTGAAGGTCTCGGCGAACGCCTTTCTGGCCACCAAGATCTCGTTCATCAACGCGATCAGTGAACTGTGCGAGATCGCCGGCGCCGACATCAACACCCTCGCCGACGCGATCGGGCACGACCCGCGGATCGGACGCCGATTCCTCAACGCCGGTCTCGGCTTCGGCGGGGGCTGCCTGCCCAAGGACATCCGCGCCCTGACCGCGCGCGCCGACGACATGGGCGCCCCGCGGGCCGTCGGCTTCCTGCGGGAGGTCGACGCCATCAACATGCGTCGCCGGGGTGCGGCGGTGGAACTGGTCTTCGAGGCCCTCGGCGGCGAGGTCCTCGGGCGCAACGTCGCCGTCCTGGGCGCCGCCTTCAAACCGGAGAGCGACGACGTCCGTGACTCACCCGCGCTGACGGTGGCCAGCAGGCTGGCGCTCGAAGGGGCGTCCGTGACCGTCTTCGACCCGAAGGCCATGGACAACTCACGACGCGTCCACCCGAGCCTCGGCTACGCCACCTCGGCGCGCGACGCGTGCGACCGGGCCGACGTCGTCGTCATCGCCACCGAGTGGGCCGAGTTCGTGCACATGGCGCCCGAAGAACTCGAGGGCGTCGTCCGCGCCAAACGCATCGTCGACGGCCGGCGCTGCCTCGACCCGCAGATGTGGCGCGACGCGGGTTGGGACTACCGCGCCCTGGGCGGCCCCGCTCCCACCCGCCCTGCGCCGCGAAACCACCCGTCCGAGCAGGTGAACGGATATGCGCCGGGGGCCACCGTCCGCTGA
- a CDS encoding pyridoxal phosphate-dependent aminotransferase: MSRPHVSHLNQNLKPLEQSLKLQNVCYEIRGPVHAHAQRLEAEGHRILKLNIGNPALFGFEAPDVIMRDMIHALPYAQGYSESAGVLSARRAVVTRYELIPDFPYFDVDDVILGNGVSELITMTMQALLNDGDEVLIPAPDYPLWTAMTSLSGGQPVHYRCDEENGWNPDVADIAAKITDRTKAIVIINPNNPTGAVYSREVLEQLVELAREHSLLILADEIYDKIIYDDAEHVNVASLAPDLLCLTFNGLSKAYRVCGYRAGWVVMTGPKDHARGFIEGMGILASTRLCANVPGQHAIQVALGGYQSIEALVSPGGRLYEQRNVTWEKLNEIPGVSCVKPKGALYAFPRLDPEIYEIHNDELFVQDLLLQEKILVVQGTGFNLDDHNHFRIVTLPWSRDLKEAVERIGNFLSSYRQ; encoded by the coding sequence GTGAGTAGGCCCCATGTTTCGCACCTCAACCAGAACCTCAAGCCGCTCGAGCAGTCGCTCAAGCTGCAGAACGTGTGCTACGAGATCCGCGGTCCCGTACACGCGCACGCGCAGCGGCTCGAGGCGGAGGGCCATCGAATCCTCAAGCTGAACATCGGCAACCCGGCGCTGTTCGGTTTCGAGGCCCCCGACGTGATCATGCGCGACATGATCCACGCCCTCCCCTACGCGCAGGGCTACTCCGAGTCGGCCGGTGTCCTGTCCGCGCGTCGTGCCGTGGTGACCCGCTACGAGCTCATCCCCGACTTCCCGTACTTCGACGTCGACGACGTCATCCTGGGCAACGGCGTCTCCGAGCTCATCACGATGACGATGCAGGCGCTGCTGAACGACGGCGACGAGGTCTTGATCCCGGCGCCCGACTACCCGCTGTGGACCGCGATGACCTCGCTGTCCGGCGGGCAGCCCGTGCACTACCGCTGCGACGAGGAGAACGGGTGGAACCCCGACGTCGCCGACATCGCCGCGAAGATCACCGACCGCACCAAGGCGATCGTCATCATCAACCCGAACAATCCGACCGGCGCGGTCTACTCACGGGAGGTCCTCGAGCAGCTCGTCGAACTCGCCCGTGAGCATTCGCTGTTGATCCTCGCCGACGAGATCTACGACAAGATCATCTACGACGACGCCGAGCATGTGAACGTGGCGTCGCTGGCGCCGGATCTGTTGTGCCTCACCTTCAACGGTCTGTCGAAGGCGTACCGCGTCTGCGGTTACCGCGCCGGGTGGGTCGTGATGACCGGACCGAAGGACCACGCGCGCGGGTTCATCGAGGGCATGGGCATTCTGGCGTCGACGCGCCTGTGCGCCAACGTGCCGGGCCAGCACGCGATCCAGGTGGCCCTCGGCGGTTACCAGTCCATCGAGGCCCTCGTCTCCCCTGGCGGCCGGTTGTACGAACAGCGGAACGTGACCTGGGAGAAGCTGAACGAGATCCCCGGGGTCAGCTGCGTCAAGCCCAAGGGCGCGCTGTACGCCTTCCCCCGCCTCGATCCCGAGATCTACGAGATCCACAACGACGAACTGTTCGTCCAGGACCTGCTGCTGCAGGAGAAGATCCTGGTGGTGCAGGGCACCGGGTTCAACCTCGACGACCACAACCACTTCCGCATCGTCACGCTGCCGTGGTCGCGCGATCTGAAAGAGGCTGTCGAGCGTATCGGAAACTTCTTGTCCTCGTACCGGCAGTGA
- a CDS encoding SDR family oxidoreductase → MSEKAVQQPDWRRGTVTSNGIRLATYELGDSSKPTVLLVHGWPDSHHLWTHVAPQLAQDHHVVAYDCRGFGDSDHPDGDDAYRLSELADDLFAVVDAISPGRPVHVVAHDWGSVTGWEAVARPDATARIASFVSISGPNLDQLGAWARDNLSRPTPRRLALSLAQGGSSAYTAFFQLPVLPKLFFRIAGSERLWREFLYRVEGTPRENATFQPNLRTDMISGLRLYRANIRPKLGNPNPRPTSVPVLEVINERDIALRPAIFDDTHLYAKRLWRRRTPTGHWLPLTRPDYVAALAREFVAEQSANATLEHPSKLARTRVVGPPNRLTGRLAVITGAGSGIGRETAYALAERSCELILADLDLEAAEETARETKRFGAQATAYRLDVSDTRGFAAFAREVREAHGIPDIVVNNAGIGLAGGVLAATDEQVDRLLDVNLRGVVTGSREFGRQMVERGVGGHIVNIASAAAFTPSRSLGLYSASKAGVLLFSESLRAELAEHRIGVSAICPGLVDTNIVSSTPIAGLDAEAEQARRDRLDRFYQRRGFTPDRVAGEIVAAIEHNKAVVPVTVEAKVGYRIYRFAPWLSRIGARQNITG, encoded by the coding sequence ATGTCCGAGAAGGCAGTTCAGCAACCGGACTGGCGGCGGGGAACCGTCACCAGCAACGGGATCCGATTGGCCACCTACGAGCTGGGCGATTCGTCGAAACCCACGGTGCTGCTGGTGCACGGCTGGCCCGACAGCCACCACCTGTGGACCCACGTCGCACCTCAACTCGCGCAGGACCACCACGTTGTGGCCTACGACTGCCGCGGCTTCGGCGACAGTGACCACCCCGACGGAGACGATGCCTACCGACTCAGCGAGCTGGCTGACGACCTGTTCGCGGTCGTCGACGCGATCAGCCCGGGCCGACCGGTGCACGTCGTCGCGCACGACTGGGGGTCGGTGACCGGGTGGGAAGCCGTCGCGCGTCCGGATGCCACCGCGCGCATCGCCTCGTTCGTGTCGATTTCCGGACCCAACCTCGATCAGCTCGGTGCCTGGGCGCGTGACAATCTCTCCCGACCGACGCCTCGCCGACTGGCCCTGAGTCTCGCCCAAGGTGGCTCGTCGGCGTACACCGCGTTCTTCCAGCTGCCGGTCCTACCGAAGCTCTTCTTCCGGATCGCCGGCTCGGAACGTCTGTGGCGCGAGTTCCTGTACCGAGTCGAGGGCACCCCTCGCGAGAACGCAACCTTCCAGCCGAACCTCCGCACGGACATGATCTCGGGACTTCGTCTGTACCGCGCCAACATCCGCCCCAAGCTCGGCAACCCGAACCCCCGGCCGACATCGGTTCCCGTGCTCGAGGTGATCAACGAACGCGACATCGCCCTACGGCCCGCGATCTTCGACGACACGCACCTCTATGCAAAACGCCTGTGGCGGAGACGAACTCCGACCGGACACTGGCTACCGCTCACGCGACCGGACTACGTCGCCGCACTGGCCCGCGAATTCGTCGCCGAGCAGTCGGCAAACGCGACACTCGAGCACCCCTCGAAACTCGCCCGCACTCGCGTCGTCGGACCACCCAACAGACTAACCGGCCGGCTCGCCGTGATCACCGGCGCCGGTAGCGGCATCGGACGCGAGACCGCCTATGCGCTCGCCGAGCGCAGTTGTGAGTTGATCCTCGCCGATCTCGACCTCGAGGCCGCGGAAGAAACCGCCAGAGAGACAAAGCGATTCGGCGCACAAGCGACTGCATACCGACTGGACGTCTCGGACACCCGCGGTTTCGCGGCGTTTGCCCGGGAGGTCCGCGAGGCCCACGGCATCCCCGACATCGTGGTCAACAATGCGGGAATCGGTTTGGCCGGTGGGGTGTTGGCGGCCACCGACGAGCAGGTCGACCGGCTCCTCGACGTCAACCTGCGCGGCGTCGTCACCGGCAGCCGGGAGTTCGGCCGGCAGATGGTCGAGCGCGGGGTCGGCGGGCACATCGTCAACATCGCGTCGGCCGCGGCGTTCACGCCGTCACGCAGCCTCGGCCTGTACTCGGCGTCGAAGGCGGGCGTCCTCCTCTTCTCCGAGTCGCTCCGCGCCGAGCTCGCCGAACACCGCATCGGCGTCAGCGCGATCTGTCCCGGACTCGTCGACACCAACATCGTCTCCTCGACGCCGATAGCCGGCCTCGACGCCGAGGCCGAACAGGCCCGCCGCGATCGGCTCGACCGGTTCTACCAGCGCCGGGGATTCACTCCGGACCGGGTCGCCGGTGAGATCGTCGCTGCCATCGAGCACAACAAGGCGGTGGTGCCGGTGACCGTGGAGGCGAAGGTGGGATACCGGATCTACCGCTTCGCGCCGTGGCTGTCGCGCATCGGCGCCCGTCAGAACATCACGGGGTGA
- a CDS encoding TetR/AcrR family transcriptional regulator produces MSPAKPRTRTAGADVRSALLRAGRTILERDGTAGLTVRAVAGEAKVAPMGVYNHFDGRDGLLDALVTDGYAEFGRAIATREDDPATRLRNAGVAYRKFALANPVLYGLMFSAQCTPEIDVAANAFEVLVDTIRYGQVAGVILSADPVEQAMQTWSAVHGAVSLELAHAYHPDVDASANYENVLDFVARALAPRPGD; encoded by the coding sequence ATGTCTCCCGCGAAGCCGCGCACGCGTACAGCAGGCGCCGACGTCCGATCCGCGCTGCTCCGGGCAGGTCGCACGATCCTCGAGCGCGATGGCACGGCCGGTCTGACGGTTCGGGCCGTGGCCGGTGAGGCGAAGGTCGCCCCGATGGGCGTCTACAACCACTTCGACGGCCGGGACGGCCTGCTGGACGCCCTGGTCACCGACGGGTACGCGGAGTTCGGACGGGCGATTGCGACGAGGGAAGACGATCCGGCGACTCGTCTGCGCAACGCCGGTGTGGCGTACCGGAAGTTCGCACTCGCCAATCCGGTGCTCTACGGGCTGATGTTCTCAGCGCAGTGCACGCCCGAGATCGACGTGGCCGCAAACGCATTCGAGGTCCTCGTCGACACCATCCGGTACGGCCAGGTGGCCGGGGTCATCTTGTCCGCCGACCCCGTCGAACAAGCCATGCAGACCTGGTCCGCCGTTCACGGCGCCGTGAGTCTCGAACTCGCCCATGCCTATCACCCCGACGTCGATGCATCGGCGAACTACGAGAACGTCCTCGACTTCGTGGCGCGCGCACTGGCGCCCCGGCCCGGCGACTGA
- a CDS encoding MFS transporter: MPTERTHARWWALGALSFAELLVMIDNTIVNVALPTLARDLGAGISGLQWIVDAYTLVFAGLLLTGGYLGDRFGHRRVLLTGIGGFMLVSVLAASSQNLGQLIAGRAGLGVFAALVFPATLAIITTIFVDARERAMAVGIWAAVSGVAVAIGPVLGGWLLEHFSWTSVFWVNVPFGVVALAMILAVVPGTRPVSVPRFDALGVVLSIAGLGLLTFTLIEAPHVGWATARTVVGVVVAVAILAVFVATQLRIAHPILDVRLFANRRFATAAGMISVAFFALFGFIFLITQFFQAVKGYGPLAAGVRTLPFAIVMAALSPVAMALSHRFGPRVVSVTGAFLMSGGFALVELSARDSGYWELIIWAMSLMAAGLAFISGPCTQLIMDALRPEQAGAGSAVNDTTREIGGTLGVAVLGSILTSAYVAGVGDRLSGSGLPVEAVDAAKQSVMAGVGVAGQAPGAIGDAVRIAVQDAFMVGLHDAVWAAVAVTAVAGVAAAFLLRGSGNPSWLVASAPRTSGSGGVVASAPHTSAQGAEASEVEGEVPAGTA, from the coding sequence ATGCCAACCGAACGCACGCATGCTCGCTGGTGGGCGCTGGGCGCCCTCAGCTTCGCCGAACTACTCGTGATGATCGACAACACGATCGTCAACGTGGCCCTCCCGACGCTCGCCCGCGACCTCGGCGCCGGGATCTCGGGCCTGCAATGGATCGTCGACGCCTACACGCTCGTCTTCGCCGGCCTGCTGTTGACCGGCGGCTACCTCGGTGACCGGTTCGGGCACCGTCGCGTGCTCCTCACCGGCATCGGAGGTTTCATGCTGGTGTCGGTGCTGGCGGCGTCATCCCAGAACCTCGGGCAGCTCATCGCCGGTCGCGCGGGGCTCGGGGTCTTCGCGGCGCTGGTCTTCCCCGCCACGCTCGCGATCATCACGACCATCTTCGTCGATGCCCGGGAACGCGCGATGGCTGTCGGGATCTGGGCGGCGGTCTCCGGAGTGGCGGTGGCCATCGGACCGGTTCTCGGTGGCTGGCTCCTCGAACACTTCTCGTGGACATCGGTGTTCTGGGTCAACGTCCCGTTCGGTGTGGTGGCCCTCGCGATGATCCTGGCGGTCGTACCCGGCACGCGACCGGTGTCGGTGCCCCGGTTCGACGCGCTCGGGGTCGTGCTCTCGATCGCCGGCCTGGGCCTGCTGACCTTCACCCTGATCGAGGCGCCCCACGTCGGTTGGGCCACGGCGCGCACGGTGGTGGGTGTCGTTGTCGCAGTGGCCATCCTGGCGGTGTTCGTGGCCACACAGCTGCGGATCGCGCACCCCATCCTCGACGTCCGGCTCTTCGCCAACCGGCGCTTTGCGACCGCCGCCGGAATGATCAGCGTGGCGTTCTTCGCGCTCTTCGGCTTCATCTTCCTGATCACGCAGTTCTTCCAGGCGGTGAAGGGATACGGTCCGCTGGCGGCCGGTGTCCGTACCCTTCCGTTCGCGATCGTGATGGCGGCGCTGTCCCCGGTTGCGATGGCACTGTCGCACCGTTTCGGGCCCCGGGTGGTCTCGGTGACCGGTGCCTTCCTGATGTCCGGCGGGTTCGCGCTCGTCGAGCTCTCCGCGCGGGACTCCGGGTACTGGGAACTCATCATCTGGGCGATGTCGCTGATGGCGGCGGGTCTCGCCTTCATCTCCGGTCCGTGCACCCAGCTCATCATGGACGCGCTGCGTCCGGAACAGGCCGGTGCGGGCAGTGCGGTCAACGACACGACACGCGAGATCGGCGGGACGCTCGGTGTCGCGGTCCTCGGGTCGATCCTGACATCGGCGTATGTCGCCGGGGTCGGGGACCGGCTGTCGGGCAGCGGGTTGCCGGTCGAGGCGGTCGACGCGGCGAAGCAATCGGTGATGGCCGGGGTCGGGGTGGCCGGCCAGGCGCCGGGCGCGATCGGTGATGCGGTCCGGATCGCGGTGCAGGACGCCTTCATGGTCGGGTTGCACGACGCGGTCTGGGCCGCGGTCGCCGTCACGGCGGTCGCGGGCGTCGCGGCGGCATTCCTGTTGCGGGGCAGCGGAAACCCTTCGTGGCTCGTCGCTAGCGCTCCTCGCACCTCAGGGAGCGGAGGGGTTGTCGCCAGCGCTCCTCACACCTCAGCTCAGGGGGCGGAAGCCTCAGAGGTCGAGGGTGAGGTTCCCGCCGGGACTGCGTGA
- a CDS encoding PDR/VanB family oxidoreductase — MNQRAHPHSTTLTQPPPHLHGRWRHDPLLTVGTMMFRAWWPVWRPLSPLRRGAVRDGATRVRIVGREVVARDENVIALTLAAADGGALPNWHAGAHIDLLLPSGRMREYSLCGDTADREHYRIAVRRIPDGGGGSVEVHDSLRVGDVFSIKGPRNAFPFAVPGHGSPARRIRFVAAGIGITPILPMLATAERFGLDWSMIYTGRTAESIPFLDEVAAFGDRVTIRTDDVHGLPSMAELVGPVDAPADLAVYCCGPVPMLEGLRRHLATRADIELHYERFSPPPVENGSEFTVTLASTGQEIPVAADESALAAIRRVVPSVPYSCRQGFCGTCKVRTLSGEVDHRDNILTEPERAAGTMLTCVSRSPGGNLTLDL, encoded by the coding sequence ATGAACCAACGCGCGCATCCGCATTCGACAACGCTCACGCAACCACCGCCCCACCTGCACGGCCGATGGCGGCATGACCCGCTGCTCACCGTCGGCACCATGATGTTCCGGGCGTGGTGGCCGGTCTGGCGGCCGCTGTCACCGCTGCGCCGAGGTGCGGTGCGCGACGGGGCCACCCGGGTCCGGATCGTCGGACGCGAGGTGGTCGCGCGCGACGAGAACGTCATCGCGCTCACCCTCGCCGCCGCGGACGGTGGCGCGCTGCCGAACTGGCACGCCGGGGCGCACATCGATCTGTTGTTGCCGTCGGGACGCATGCGGGAGTACTCACTGTGCGGCGACACCGCGGATCGGGAGCACTACCGGATCGCGGTGCGCCGGATTCCCGACGGCGGTGGCGGTTCGGTCGAGGTCCACGACTCGTTGCGTGTCGGCGACGTCTTCTCGATCAAGGGTCCCCGCAACGCCTTTCCGTTCGCGGTCCCCGGCCACGGATCACCTGCGCGCCGAATCCGCTTCGTCGCGGCCGGAATCGGCATCACCCCGATCCTGCCGATGCTCGCCACGGCCGAACGCTTCGGGCTGGACTGGTCGATGATCTACACCGGCCGCACCGCCGAGTCGATCCCGTTTCTCGACGAGGTGGCCGCGTTCGGCGACCGCGTCACCATCCGGACCGACGACGTCCACGGACTGCCGAGCATGGCCGAACTCGTCGGTCCCGTCGACGCCCCCGCCGACCTCGCCGTCTACTGCTGCGGCCCGGTTCCCATGCTGGAGGGGCTTCGCCGTCATCTCGCGACACGCGCCGACATCGAGCTGCACTACGAGCGGTTCAGCCCGCCGCCGGTGGAGAACGGCTCCGAGTTCACGGTGACCCTGGCCTCGACCGGTCAGGAGATCCCGGTCGCCGCAGACGAATCGGCGCTCGCCGCGATCCGCCGGGTGGTGCCGTCGGTGCCGTACTCGTGCCGGCAGGGATTCTGCGGCACCTGCAAGGTCAGGACGCTGTCCGGGGAGGTCGACCACCGCGACAACATCCTGACCGAACCCGAGCGCGCCGCCGGGACCATGCTGACCTGCGTCTCACGCAGTCCCGGCGGGAACCTCACCCTCGACCTCTGA
- the dcd gene encoding dCTP deaminase — protein MLLSDRDIRAEIADGRLAIDPFDPALVQPSSVDVRLDGLFRVFNNTRYTHIDPAQRQDELTSLVEPADGEPFVLHPGEFVLGSTLEVCSLPDDLAGRLEGKSSLGRLGLLTHSTAGFIDPGFSGHITLELSNVANLPITLWPGMKIGQLCLIRLSSPAEEPYGSASVGSKYQGQRGPTPSKAYLNFQKHD, from the coding sequence GTGCTGCTCTCCGACCGCGACATCCGCGCCGAGATCGCTGACGGGCGCCTCGCCATCGATCCGTTCGATCCCGCCCTCGTCCAGCCCTCCAGCGTCGACGTCCGGCTCGACGGCCTGTTCCGGGTGTTCAACAACACCCGCTACACCCACATCGACCCCGCGCAACGCCAAGACGAACTCACCTCGCTGGTCGAACCCGCCGACGGCGAGCCCTTCGTGCTGCACCCGGGCGAGTTCGTGCTGGGGTCCACCCTCGAGGTGTGCTCGCTGCCCGACGACCTCGCCGGCCGCCTCGAAGGCAAGTCGTCACTCGGTCGGCTCGGCCTGCTCACGCATTCGACGGCGGGCTTCATCGACCCCGGCTTCTCCGGTCACATCACCCTCGAGTTGTCGAACGTCGCGAATCTACCGATCACCCTCTGGCCCGGCATGAAGATCGGGCAGCTGTGCCTCATCCGCCTCAGCAGCCCGGCCGAGGAGCCGTACGGCAGCGCGTCGGTCGGATCGAAATACCAGGGACAACGTGGACCCACCCCGTCGAAGGCGTACCTGAACTTCCAGAAGCACGACTGA
- a CDS encoding HNH endonuclease signature motif containing protein, whose product MASTGPSAPPLLLDQYKRLHALMDEIAETQSTDCSDTDLLQVAIEHERAERRMLSLFTDHIVDIDERSAYRKMGCQTVSNFLCHALNRRGEATRLMNRVWALGRFPDMQGVPLEPRFPETAKGVADGEISGRHVDVVIEVMRKIPADVDPADREAAEATLAHYAREYDPSSLRDLGARILAHLDPDGTITDDRDRARNRGLKLGPQDAQLMSRLTAMLDPVTRAMFDVVLSVWAAPGMNNPADPESPTGNPAAADPDALAAAAGRDERTAEKRNHDALRAMLRFVLDAGALGGSHHGLPPHLVVSITESALRDAAGDPARTATGTLLPIKDAIDLAADAQHHLAVFRDHSSEVLYLGRSRRLASRAQRIAAVARDGGCTFPGCTRPSFDCEIHHVVEWDAHHGSTDLDTLATACPPHNRVVGTGVDQWVTTIATEGVDAGRAVWHPPCSHPSSTPRINHAHRTDAILDRMRADVRRRRSTAVPERGGSAPTDTGADPP is encoded by the coding sequence ATGGCTTCTACCGGGCCATCTGCACCACCACTTCTTCTCGACCAGTACAAGCGCCTGCATGCACTTATGGACGAGATCGCCGAGACGCAGTCCACGGATTGCTCCGACACCGACCTACTACAGGTCGCGATCGAGCACGAGCGTGCCGAACGACGGATGCTGTCGCTGTTCACCGATCACATCGTCGACATCGACGAGCGGTCGGCGTACCGGAAGATGGGGTGCCAGACCGTCTCCAACTTCCTGTGCCACGCGCTGAACCGGCGCGGCGAGGCGACCCGCCTGATGAACCGGGTCTGGGCCTTGGGCAGGTTCCCGGACATGCAGGGGGTGCCGCTCGAACCGCGCTTCCCCGAGACCGCCAAAGGTGTTGCCGACGGCGAGATCTCGGGACGCCATGTCGACGTCGTCATCGAGGTGATGCGCAAGATTCCCGCCGACGTGGACCCCGCCGACCGGGAAGCCGCCGAGGCGACGCTCGCCCACTACGCACGCGAGTACGACCCGTCGTCACTCCGTGACCTCGGCGCCCGCATCCTGGCCCACCTCGACCCCGACGGAACCATCACCGACGATCGCGACCGCGCCCGCAACCGCGGACTCAAACTCGGGCCGCAAGACGCCCAACTGATGTCCCGGCTCACCGCAATGCTCGACCCCGTGACGCGCGCCATGTTCGACGTCGTCCTGTCGGTGTGGGCCGCTCCCGGGATGAACAATCCCGCCGATCCCGAGTCGCCCACCGGGAACCCCGCCGCCGCGGACCCCGACGCGCTGGCCGCCGCTGCCGGACGCGACGAGCGCACGGCCGAGAAGCGGAACCACGACGCGTTGCGCGCCATGCTGCGCTTCGTGCTCGACGCCGGCGCGCTCGGGGGTTCGCACCACGGGCTACCGCCACACCTCGTCGTCTCCATCACCGAATCGGCGCTGCGCGACGCGGCCGGCGACCCGGCACGGACCGCGACGGGAACCCTCCTACCCATCAAGGACGCCATCGACCTCGCCGCGGACGCGCAGCATCATCTCGCGGTGTTCCGGGACCACTCCAGTGAGGTCCTCTATCTCGGACGGTCCCGGCGATTGGCCTCGCGCGCACAACGAATCGCCGCGGTCGCCCGCGACGGCGGCTGCACCTTCCCGGGATGCACGCGGCCGTCGTTCGACTGCGAGATCCACCATGTCGTCGAGTGGGACGCCCACCACGGCTCCACCGACCTCGACACCCTCGCGACCGCCTGCCCACCACACAACCGGGTGGTCGGCACCGGCGTGGATCAGTGGGTCACCACCATCGCCACCGAAGGGGTCGACGCCGGCCGCGCCGTCTGGCACCCGCCCTGCTCGCACCCGTCGTCGACGCCGCGGATCAACCATGCCCATCGCACCGACGCGATCCTCGACCGGATGCGCGCTGATGTCCGGCGGCGGCGCAGTACAGCGGTGCCGGAGCGCGGAGGGTCGGCGCCGACCGACACCGGCGCAGATCCTCCCTGA